In Aquimarina spinulae, a single window of DNA contains:
- a CDS encoding acyl-CoA thioesterase: protein MKRKMQSKNNKEISFTSQVRVRFVETDPLGIVWHGNYIQYFEDGREAFGRHHGISYLDQKKFGYATPIVKSSTEHKLPLRYGDIATIKTIYVDSPAAKMIFRYEIYNQNHKLVCTGETVQVFVEDIGNGDLSLTIPSFFIKWKQKEGLIKLNE from the coding sequence ATGAAAAGAAAAATGCAGTCTAAAAATAACAAAGAAATAAGTTTTACCAGCCAGGTTAGAGTACGTTTTGTAGAAACTGATCCCTTAGGAATTGTTTGGCATGGTAATTATATTCAATATTTTGAAGATGGCAGAGAAGCTTTTGGAAGACATCACGGTATTTCATATTTAGATCAAAAAAAATTTGGTTATGCAACGCCAATCGTAAAATCTAGTACAGAACATAAACTACCTTTACGATATGGAGATATCGCTACCATAAAAACAATTTATGTAGATAGTCCAGCTGCTAAAATGATTTTTAGATATGAAATTTACAACCAAAATCATAAATTAGTCTGCACAGGAGAAACCGTGCAGGTGTTTGTTGAAGATATAGGGAATGGTGATTTATCACTAACAATTCCATCTTTCTTTATCAAATGGAAACAAAAAGAAGGCCTTATAAAATTGAATGAGTAA
- a CDS encoding beta-ketoacyl synthase N-terminal-like domain-containing protein: protein MSKIYASYNNIISSLGFDSETVVQNIHDENSGLRRIDDKDLLPSPFYSSIINTEDLAASFKQLNNKGQFTRLEKMMISSLSQVVKASKIPLTNRVGLIISTTKGNIDALNKNNGFQKERAYLSTLGKVIKETLGFKNDAIVVSNACVSGILSIAIAKRYINHGTYDDVFIVSGDMVSEFIVTGFNSFQALSDEPCKPYDKDRKGVNIGEVAASILITNTKKRLSKEAVAILGEGSCNDANHISGPSRTGEGLYRSVQSAFKEGNITHTDIDYISAHGTATLFNDETESIAFNRLNLGKVPLNSLKGYFGHTLGASGLVETIVGMYSLQKNTLYTSLGFKEPGTSEPLNIITKTTPKQLNIFLKTASGFGGCNTAVVFQKIK, encoded by the coding sequence ATGAGTAAGATTTACGCTTCATATAATAATATAATATCATCACTTGGTTTTGACAGCGAAACTGTTGTACAGAATATTCATGACGAGAATTCGGGCTTGCGACGTATTGATGACAAAGACCTATTACCAAGTCCATTTTATTCTTCAATTATAAATACCGAAGATTTAGCTGCTAGTTTTAAGCAATTAAATAATAAAGGGCAGTTCACCCGTTTAGAGAAGATGATGATTTCTTCATTAAGTCAGGTTGTCAAAGCATCTAAAATTCCTTTAACAAATCGCGTTGGACTTATTATATCTACAACCAAAGGCAATATCGATGCTCTAAATAAAAACAATGGATTCCAAAAAGAACGAGCTTATTTAAGCACTTTAGGAAAAGTAATCAAAGAAACTTTAGGTTTTAAAAATGATGCAATAGTTGTTTCTAATGCGTGTGTTTCTGGAATTTTATCTATTGCAATTGCAAAACGCTATATTAACCATGGCACCTATGATGATGTTTTTATTGTTAGTGGGGATATGGTAAGTGAATTTATAGTAACTGGTTTCAATTCGTTTCAAGCACTAAGTGATGAGCCTTGTAAACCTTATGATAAAGATAGAAAAGGGGTTAATATAGGAGAAGTTGCTGCCAGTATTTTGATTACTAATACCAAAAAAAGGTTATCAAAAGAAGCAGTTGCTATTTTGGGTGAAGGCTCGTGTAACGATGCGAATCATATTTCTGGACCTTCCCGAACTGGTGAAGGTTTATATCGAAGTGTACAATCTGCTTTTAAAGAAGGAAATATTACGCATACCGACATTGATTACATTTCGGCCCATGGAACAGCAACACTGTTTAATGATGAAACAGAATCGATTGCATTTAACAGACTTAATTTAGGTAAAGTACCTTTAAATAGTTTAAAAGGCTATTTTGGTCATACATTGGGAGCCTCGGGATTAGTTGAAACGATTGTAGGGATGTATTCATTGCAAAAGAATACGCTATACACCTCATTAGGTTTTAAAGAACCCGGTACATCAGAACCATTAAACATCATTACAAAGACCACCCCAAAACAATTAAATATTTTTCTAAAAACCGCCTCCGGATTCGGAGGTTGTAATACCGCAGTTGTATTCCAAAAAATTAAATAA
- a CDS encoding methyltransferase: MSVQTIKAIDAIQEAQKIAFAPFVFQATISLRKLGVLNLIFDRRKKGGITLEDISKELSISNYGIGVLLEIAESSNIVSKSEDNTYELTNIGYFLNYNKTVDVNINFTNDVCYKGLYHLNDSIKEGKPEGLKELGNWDTIYEGLSQLDPQIQKSWFEFDHHYSDDIFQDALQIVFRKNPKLIFDIGANTGKFAISCCNYNNDVSIKMIDLPGQLKKALAAVKNNQFENRVTSHEIDWLSENPKIPTGADTIWMCQFLDCFSKEEILKILKVCVESMDDNTELLIMETYTDRQKFDNAKFILEATSLYFTVLANGNSKMYKATELIELANEAGLVIKEDLAVGEYHTIFVCKKK; encoded by the coding sequence ATGTCAGTTCAAACTATAAAAGCTATAGACGCAATTCAGGAAGCACAAAAGATAGCCTTTGCACCTTTCGTTTTTCAAGCAACAATTTCTTTAAGAAAGCTTGGGGTTTTAAACCTTATTTTTGATAGAAGGAAAAAAGGAGGAATCACATTAGAAGATATTTCCAAAGAATTATCTATTAGCAATTATGGTATCGGTGTTTTATTAGAAATTGCCGAAAGCTCTAATATTGTTAGTAAAAGTGAAGACAATACTTACGAGTTAACTAATATTGGTTATTTTTTAAATTATAATAAAACCGTTGATGTTAATATCAATTTTACAAATGATGTCTGCTATAAAGGGCTATATCATTTAAACGATTCTATTAAAGAAGGGAAACCCGAAGGCTTAAAAGAATTAGGAAATTGGGATACCATATATGAAGGCCTATCACAATTAGATCCACAAATACAAAAATCCTGGTTTGAGTTTGATCACCATTATTCTGATGATATATTTCAGGATGCATTACAAATAGTTTTTAGAAAAAATCCAAAATTAATATTTGATATTGGTGCAAATACAGGAAAGTTTGCTATTAGTTGTTGCAATTATAATAATGATGTTTCTATAAAAATGATTGATTTACCTGGTCAATTAAAAAAGGCCCTTGCTGCGGTAAAAAACAATCAATTTGAAAACCGTGTTACCAGTCATGAAATAGATTGGTTATCCGAAAACCCAAAAATTCCAACTGGGGCAGATACTATATGGATGTGTCAATTTTTAGATTGTTTTTCTAAAGAAGAAATTCTAAAAATATTAAAAGTTTGTGTAGAATCTATGGATGACAACACAGAACTATTAATTATGGAAACATACACCGACAGACAAAAATTTGATAATGCAAAATTTATCTTAGAAGCTACATCATTGTATTTTACAGTACTGGCAAATGGAAATAGTAAAATGTATAAAGCTACTGAATTGATTGAATTAGCAAACGAAGCCGGGTTAGTTATAAAAGAAGATTTGGCTGTAGGAGAATACCATACCATATTTGTCTGTAAAAAAAAGTAA
- a CDS encoding 3-oxoacyl-ACP synthase — protein sequence MESGFYIKSFCHIKDNKISLNGSVIYDDKDALDFLEFIKAAYRSFDTKYPKFFKMDGLSKLAFLASDLILQEEKLNIEDENNIAIVFSNKSSSLDTDEKHQESIQNKDNYYPSPAVFVYTLPNICIGEISIKYKLHSENSFFIFDSFNAEYLSDYTNSLLSANKANEALCGWVEFDGVAYDAFLYLVSREGTTIHTKQNIVNLYNT from the coding sequence ATGGAGTCTGGATTTTATATAAAATCATTCTGTCACATAAAAGATAATAAAATCTCTTTAAACGGATCTGTTATATATGACGATAAAGATGCTTTAGATTTTTTAGAATTTATTAAAGCAGCTTATAGAAGTTTTGACACTAAATATCCTAAATTCTTTAAAATGGATGGATTAAGTAAGCTTGCTTTTTTGGCATCAGATCTTATCCTGCAAGAAGAAAAATTAAATATAGAAGACGAAAATAACATTGCTATTGTATTTTCAAATAAATCATCTAGTTTAGATACCGATGAAAAACATCAGGAATCTATACAAAATAAAGACAATTACTATCCCAGTCCTGCTGTTTTTGTTTATACATTACCCAATATCTGTATTGGTGAGATTAGTATAAAATATAAACTTCATTCTGAAAATAGTTTTTTTATCTTTGACAGCTTTAATGCCGAATATTTATCAGACTATACAAATAGTCTATTATCAGCAAATAAAGCTAATGAAGCTCTTTGTGGTTGGGTAGAATTTGATGGAGTAGCATATGACGCATTTTTATATCTGGTTTCTAGAGAAGGAACCACAATACATACTAAACAAAATATAGTAAATTTATATAATACATAA
- a CDS encoding phosphopantetheine-binding protein: MEVLKQELKENIIEQLNLEDIAVEDIADDDILFGDGLGLDSIDALELIVMLDKNYGIKLTDPKEGREIFASIEVMAKYISEHRTK; the protein is encoded by the coding sequence ATGGAGGTTTTAAAACAAGAACTAAAGGAAAACATTATTGAGCAATTAAATCTTGAAGATATTGCTGTTGAAGATATTGCTGATGACGATATTCTTTTTGGTGATGGTTTAGGTTTAGACTCAATTGATGCATTAGAATTAATTGTAATGTTAGATAAAAACTACGGTATTAAATTAACCGACCCTAAAGAAGGACGTGAAATTTTTGCATCTATAGAAGTAATGGCAAAATACATTTCTGAACATAGAACAAAATAA
- a CDS encoding beta-ketoacyl-[acyl-carrier-protein] synthase family protein produces the protein MSKGVAITGMGIISAIGNNVAENYQSLINGKKGISRVSKIDTIHKDDIMVGEIASTNLELEQQLGLTPDNNYSRTALLGAIAAKQAIQDARISDIDTYKTGLVSATSVGGMDMTETYYYDYLENKSTQKYIEGHHAGDSTQKIAEQLGIEKSLVTTISTACSSAANAIMLGARLIKSGKLDRVVVGGSDCLSKFTINGFKTLMILSDTYNTPFDENRKGLNLGEAAAFLVLESDEVIAAEKKEVLGYVKGYGNANDAYHQTASSENGDGATLAMQKALKVAAYTANDIDYINAHGTATGNNDLSEGRAILRVFGEEIPDFSSTKAYTGHTLAAAGAIEAVYAILALQHNIIYPNLNFKTQMKEFDITPQLELKEKELHTVLSNSLGFGGNCSTIIFSKEQ, from the coding sequence ATGAGTAAAGGTGTTGCTATAACCGGAATGGGAATAATTTCTGCTATCGGAAACAATGTTGCAGAAAATTACCAATCACTTATTAATGGTAAAAAAGGAATCTCTAGAGTTTCTAAAATTGACACCATTCATAAAGATGATATTATGGTTGGTGAAATTGCATCTACAAATCTGGAGTTAGAACAACAATTGGGTCTAACTCCTGATAATAATTACTCAAGAACGGCTTTATTAGGTGCTATTGCTGCTAAGCAAGCAATACAAGATGCTAGAATTTCTGATATCGATACTTATAAAACAGGATTAGTTTCGGCAACCAGTGTTGGTGGGATGGATATGACAGAAACGTATTATTATGATTATCTTGAAAACAAAAGCACCCAAAAATATATCGAAGGTCACCATGCCGGAGATTCTACTCAAAAAATTGCAGAACAATTAGGAATCGAAAAAAGCCTGGTAACTACAATAAGTACGGCTTGTTCTTCTGCTGCAAACGCTATAATGCTTGGTGCCCGATTGATTAAGTCGGGAAAACTAGACAGAGTTGTTGTGGGTGGTTCTGATTGTTTGTCTAAGTTTACCATTAACGGGTTTAAAACTTTAATGATCTTATCAGACACGTACAATACTCCTTTTGATGAAAATAGAAAAGGACTTAATCTAGGTGAAGCTGCGGCTTTCTTAGTATTAGAATCTGATGAAGTTATTGCTGCAGAAAAAAAAGAAGTATTAGGATATGTTAAAGGATATGGTAATGCAAATGATGCCTATCATCAAACTGCATCTTCAGAAAATGGAGATGGAGCAACTTTGGCAATGCAAAAAGCTTTAAAAGTTGCAGCATATACAGCAAATGATATTGATTACATTAATGCGCATGGGACAGCAACAGGAAATAATGATTTATCCGAAGGGCGTGCTATTCTAAGAGTCTTTGGTGAAGAAATTCCCGATTTTAGTTCTACAAAAGCATATACAGGACACACATTGGCCGCTGCAGGAGCTATCGAAGCTGTTTACGCAATATTAGCGCTTCAACATAATATCATCTATCCTAATCTTAATTTTAAAACTCAGATGAAAGAGTTTGATATTACACCACAATTAGAACTCAAAGAAAAAGAATTACATACAGTGTTGTCTAATTCCTTAGGTTTTGGAGGTAATTGTTCTACCATAATTTTTTCAAAAGAACAATAG
- a CDS encoding beta-ketoacyl synthase N-terminal-like domain-containing protein has product MSAVYITGIGSISSQKTFDNTEFLKEINTYTDNVISVVNPNYKEYIPPAAARRMAKGIKMGVVASRIALADANIDNVDAIITGTGMGCVRDSEKFVSAIIDNNEQYLTPTSFIQSTHNTVGGQIALGLQCKGYNFTYVHASVSFESALLDAQLQLENDEANTILIGGVDEHGDHTITIHKLINHIKLEKTDSTKVLNSKTEGAIFGEGANFFVVSNKKQDSSYAEVIAVQTYNTLSETEVSHAAQLFLEDNNLGIDDIDAIVLGNNGDVQYDAFYNELSLNLFKDTQQVYYKHLCGEFNTASSFGVWLASKILKTQELPEVVRLNKKSTSNFTTILLYNQYRGENHSFTLLRKC; this is encoded by the coding sequence ATGAGTGCAGTCTATATAACCGGTATCGGATCTATTTCATCTCAAAAAACTTTTGACAATACCGAGTTTTTGAAAGAAATCAATACCTATACAGATAATGTGATTTCTGTGGTTAACCCAAATTATAAAGAATATATTCCTCCTGCAGCAGCACGTAGAATGGCAAAAGGTATTAAAATGGGAGTTGTTGCCTCTAGAATTGCATTAGCAGACGCGAACATAGACAATGTTGATGCTATTATTACAGGAACAGGAATGGGATGTGTTAGGGATTCAGAAAAATTTGTTAGTGCAATTATAGATAATAACGAACAATACCTCACTCCTACTTCATTTATACAATCAACTCATAATACAGTTGGTGGGCAAATCGCTCTAGGGCTTCAGTGTAAAGGTTACAATTTTACATATGTACATGCAAGTGTATCTTTTGAATCGGCATTATTAGATGCCCAATTACAGCTAGAAAATGATGAGGCCAATACTATTCTAATCGGAGGCGTTGATGAACATGGTGATCATACGATTACGATTCACAAGCTCATTAACCACATCAAATTAGAAAAAACCGATTCTACCAAAGTGTTGAATTCTAAAACAGAGGGAGCAATATTTGGTGAAGGTGCAAACTTCTTTGTCGTATCAAATAAAAAACAAGACTCGAGCTATGCCGAAGTTATAGCAGTACAAACCTATAATACATTATCAGAAACCGAAGTCTCTCATGCAGCTCAACTATTTTTAGAGGATAACAACTTAGGTATTGACGATATAGATGCTATTGTATTAGGTAATAATGGAGATGTACAATACGATGCGTTTTACAATGAGTTAAGTCTAAATCTATTTAAAGACACACAACAGGTATATTACAAGCATTTATGTGGTGAATTTAATACCGCATCGTCTTTTGGAGTGTGGTTAGCTTCAAAAATCCTGAAAACACAAGAATTACCAGAAGTAGTTAGGTTAAATAAAAAATCGACATCGAACTTTACTACTATTTTATTATACAATCAATACAGAGGAGAGAATCATAGTTTCACTTTACTGCGTAAATGCTAA
- a CDS encoding polysaccharide deacetylase family protein, with the protein MLNFKSVNRITALAFLVLHITNYSLEIPVWFYFLLAFIWLLITMAGSGLIQWNYHFTSLNANKDIKNNQVAITFDDGPNPEFTPQVLKLLKQYNAKATFFCIGKHIEMYPELIKESIKQGHVIGNHTYSHPNSFGFLKTGEVISELQQTNAIVKEVTGLAMRLYRPAFGVTNPRIKRALKVTGLQPIGWNIRSLDTTSRSSDKVLKRITKKLSKGDVILLHDTSLKTIIVLEQLLLFLQQQNIESVTIDSLFKIKAYA; encoded by the coding sequence ATGCTAAATTTTAAATCCGTAAATAGAATAACAGCACTTGCTTTTTTGGTTTTACATATAACCAATTACTCATTAGAAATACCGGTATGGTTTTATTTCTTATTGGCTTTTATATGGTTACTTATTACAATGGCTGGTTCTGGACTTATACAATGGAATTATCATTTCACTTCTCTTAATGCAAATAAGGATATAAAAAATAATCAAGTTGCTATTACTTTTGATGATGGGCCAAACCCCGAATTTACACCTCAAGTCTTAAAACTCTTAAAACAGTATAATGCAAAAGCTACTTTTTTTTGCATTGGCAAACACATTGAGATGTATCCCGAATTAATTAAAGAAAGTATCAAACAAGGGCATGTTATTGGTAATCATACGTATTCGCACCCTAACTCTTTTGGTTTTTTAAAAACAGGAGAAGTAATTTCAGAGCTACAACAAACCAACGCTATAGTAAAAGAAGTAACCGGGCTAGCTATGCGACTATACAGACCTGCTTTTGGTGTAACAAATCCAAGAATTAAAAGAGCATTAAAAGTCACAGGATTACAACCTATTGGATGGAATATCAGATCTCTGGATACAACATCCAGAAGTTCGGATAAAGTACTAAAACGAATAACTAAAAAACTATCCAAAGGTGATGTCATTTTACTTCATGATACAAGCTTAAAAACAATTATTGTTTTGGAACAGTTATTGTTATTTTTACAACAACAAAATATAGAATCGGTTACAATAGATTCTTTATTTAAGATAAAAGCATATGCCTAA
- a CDS encoding LolA family protein produces the protein MPKIVYLILFIATTLSAQTKMSTIEADALKTKVKALATTTKTISSDFTQYKHLDFLSNDIITTGKLAFKTPDVVKWEYIEPFKYSVLFKNKTLYINDEGNKSNIDIGSSEQFKQLNKLIINSVKGDMFNDEEFDISYYKNQENSEVHFSPKDKKFKKFIKAFHITFNSKGDVIEVKMIEPSNDYTRIVFSNRVLNTPLADEIFAH, from the coding sequence ATGCCTAAAATTGTTTATTTAATACTATTTATAGCTACTACTCTATCTGCTCAAACTAAAATGAGCACTATAGAAGCCGATGCCTTAAAAACAAAAGTAAAAGCTCTTGCCACCACAACAAAAACTATTTCGAGTGATTTTACACAATACAAACACTTGGATTTTTTATCGAATGATATTATCACAACAGGAAAACTTGCTTTTAAAACACCAGATGTTGTAAAATGGGAATATATAGAACCTTTTAAATATTCTGTGTTATTTAAAAACAAGACACTATATATTAATGATGAAGGCAATAAAAGTAACATTGATATTGGGTCTAGTGAGCAGTTTAAGCAATTGAACAAACTTATTATTAATAGCGTAAAAGGAGATATGTTTAATGATGAGGAGTTTGATATCAGTTATTATAAAAACCAGGAAAATAGCGAGGTGCATTTTAGTCCAAAGGACAAAAAATTCAAAAAGTTTATTAAAGCATTTCATATAACATTTAACTCCAAAGGCGATGTTATTGAAGTAAAAATGATAGAGCCTTCAAATGATTACACCAGAATAGTATTTAGCAATAGAGTTTTAAACACACCTTTGGCAGATGAGATATTTGCTCATTAG
- a CDS encoding porin family protein, giving the protein MRNLLLVITFLGVFGAISAQNKTSFGLRGGVNISDLSNANLESKAGIYIGAFLHFRFSELYALQPEVGYSNQGGNNKFSNGDDLEIHYVSISATNKFFVRNTGLHLIIAPSLDFDFDDTPVSLVNREEGNDITFVDLSIAAGLGYEFKNGIAIEARYKHGTLDVFSGDFHDFSTQSIYEEKNQFNRVFQIGLSYRFNF; this is encoded by the coding sequence ATGAGAAATCTTTTATTGGTCATAACCTTTCTTGGTGTTTTTGGAGCTATCTCTGCACAAAACAAGACATCTTTTGGATTAAGAGGTGGGGTTAATATTTCGGATCTTTCTAATGCTAATTTAGAATCTAAAGCGGGGATTTATATAGGAGCTTTTTTACATTTCAGATTCTCAGAACTATATGCTCTTCAACCCGAAGTGGGATATTCTAACCAAGGGGGTAACAACAAATTTTCAAATGGAGATGATCTCGAAATCCATTACGTTTCAATATCTGCTACTAACAAATTTTTTGTTAGAAATACAGGATTACATTTGATCATTGCACCAAGCCTTGATTTTGATTTTGACGACACCCCCGTAAGTCTTGTAAACAGAGAAGAAGGTAATGACATTACCTTTGTAGACCTTTCTATTGCAGCAGGTCTTGGTTACGAATTTAAAAACGGAATTGCTATAGAAGCTAGATATAAGCATGGTACATTAGATGTTTTTTCTGGTGATTTTCATGATTTTTCAACACAATCTATATACGAAGAAAAGAATCAATTTAATCGCGTTTTTCAAATTGGCCTATCGTATAGATTTAATTTCTAA
- a CDS encoding 3-hydroxyacyl-ACP dehydratase, whose translation MLLKDFYTANTLETVENMSTATITINKNHEIFKGHFPGNPVTPGVCMMQIIKELTEGIVDKKLFMQSSSNIKFMAIINPEKNPDLVLTLDITQTDDTYKVKNVTTFEDTVALKLTANFKTQ comes from the coding sequence ATGTTACTAAAAGATTTTTACACCGCAAATACATTAGAGACTGTTGAAAATATGTCGACAGCAACTATTACCATCAACAAAAACCATGAGATTTTCAAAGGGCATTTTCCAGGAAATCCTGTAACACCAGGTGTTTGCATGATGCAAATCATAAAAGAATTAACAGAAGGTATTGTAGATAAAAAACTATTTATGCAATCCTCTAGTAATATTAAATTTATGGCTATTATAAATCCGGAAAAAAATCCAGATTTAGTTTTAACTTTAGATATTACCCAAACAGATGATACCTATAAAGTAAAAAATGTAACTACATTTGAAGATACAGTTGCTTTAAAATTAACAGCTAATTTTAAAACACAATAA
- a CDS encoding DUF2062 domain-containing protein codes for MIKEFTKQKIDLFNVCVIIPTYNNCKTLRRVIDGVLFYTKNIIVVNDGATDTTREILKEYPQIQQIHLPKNKGKGNALRVGFAAAQKQGFKYAITIDSDGQHFPEDIPAFITALEKSENKNILLIGARNMNQESVPKKSSFGNKFSNFWFWVETGTKLQDTQSGYRLYPLEELAKLNFYTSKFEFEIEVIVKAAWRDVIVKNIPIQVLYDETERVSHFRPFKDFTRISILNTWLVTVAFLYIKPRNLFRKVKKKGIKRFFFEDFLESQDSPQKKALSVALGVFIGVSPLWGFHTVLVLFLAVVLKLNKVIAFAFSNVSLPPFIPFIVFMSLKVGSFVLGEPQPSFTNIGENFEMIKSLKTYIVGSFTLAIISAITIGILGYVFLIIFYKKNNAS; via the coding sequence GTGATAAAAGAGTTTACAAAACAAAAAATCGACCTATTCAACGTATGTGTAATAATTCCTACCTACAATAATTGTAAAACATTACGACGGGTTATAGATGGTGTATTATTTTACACTAAAAATATTATTGTTGTAAACGATGGGGCTACAGATACTACTCGGGAGATATTAAAAGAATATCCTCAAATTCAACAAATCCATCTACCAAAAAACAAAGGGAAAGGCAATGCTTTGCGCGTTGGGTTTGCAGCTGCACAAAAACAAGGTTTTAAGTATGCAATTACGATAGATTCTGATGGCCAGCATTTTCCCGAAGATATTCCTGCTTTTATTACAGCTTTAGAAAAATCAGAAAACAAAAACATCTTGCTCATTGGTGCAAGAAATATGAATCAGGAAAGTGTTCCTAAAAAAAGTAGCTTCGGAAATAAGTTTTCTAATTTCTGGTTTTGGGTAGAAACGGGTACAAAACTTCAGGATACTCAATCTGGATATAGACTATATCCACTAGAAGAATTAGCAAAATTGAATTTTTATACCTCAAAATTTGAATTTGAAATAGAAGTTATTGTAAAAGCAGCATGGAGAGATGTAATTGTAAAAAATATTCCGATACAAGTATTATATGATGAAACCGAAAGGGTATCACATTTTAGGCCTTTTAAAGATTTTACCCGAATAAGTATTCTTAATACTTGGTTGGTTACGGTAGCTTTTTTATATATAAAGCCAAGAAATTTATTCCGGAAAGTTAAAAAAAAAGGAATAAAACGTTTCTTTTTTGAAGATTTCTTAGAAAGTCAGGATTCCCCACAAAAAAAAGCATTATCGGTAGCTCTGGGAGTTTTTATAGGGGTGTCACCTCTATGGGGATTTCACACCGTACTTGTACTCTTTTTAGCTGTCGTTTTAAAACTAAATAAGGTAATTGCTTTTGCTTTTTCTAATGTAAGTTTACCCCCTTTCATTCCTTTTATCGTTTTTATGAGTTTAAAAGTCGGTAGTTTTGTTTTAGGAGAACCTCAGCCATCATTCACCAATATTGGTGAAAATTTTGAAATGATAAAAAGCCTAAAAACCTATATTGTAGGTAGTTTTACCTTAGCCATAATTTCTGCTATTACTATAGGAATTTTAGGATATGTATTTCTTATCATTTTTTATAAAAAAAATAATGCATCATAA